Genomic segment of Paenibacillaceae bacterium GAS479:
GTTCTGGATGGGGTAGGTTCCGGTGCGCGTCCAGTGATACTTCTGACAACAAGAGTCGAGCTGCTATTGTTAACAACGTCGAATAGACGAGTAACTAGAATAGAGGATGGGTCATCCTCCATTTGGCCGGTAGAAAAGGTTTGGGTAACAATGACCAACAGTATGAATAGAACTAAAATGACACCGACTGCATTCGTGGTGATTCCTCTTTTCAAATGACTTAATTGTCCCTCTATATACATAGTATTCATAAGAGGGATAAAGGAGCTCTAGCAATCATCACGGTAGAATAACAAAAGAGACTGATGGTCGCCCACCAGGCTCTCTTACAAATGAAATTGAGCAATGTTGAGGAGTTGTGTCTGAGATCAAGATCTTTTAAAGTATTTCCCCTTCAGTTCCTCAGTCAGCTGTTCCAAATGCCCGTCTTGAATGAGATACAATCTATCGCAGAGTGTTTCCAGATCCTCGTAGTTATGGCTCGTGAGCAAGATCGTTTTGTTCTCTTGTTTGAGCCGGAGAATGATTTCCTTCATATCGTTGTAGGTCTGATAATCCAGCGCATTGAATGGCTCGTCCAGGACAAGAATATCCTGACCTTCCATGATGGCTTGCGCAATGCCGAGCTTTTGCTTCATTCCAAGGGAATAATCGGCTACTTTTGTTTTGAGATCAGGATTCAGTCCTACAAGCTGCATCGCTTTGACAATCTCTGTGCGGCCAATTTTTCGCTTAATGTCTGCAAGAAACTTTAAATTTTTGAAGCCGCTGTAAATGCCAATATAACCTGGAGAATTAATAAATATGCCGATGTCCTCTGGAAAATCAACATCTTTACCCAGATGTTTGTTGCGCACGAAAACATGCCCTTGATCCGGGGCCGTAAATCCGCAAATGATTTTAAACAAAATCGATTTTCCACTCCCGTTTGCGCCAACAATTCCAATAGTAGAGCCTTTTGCAACTTCCAATTGAATATGGGATAAAACGGTTATTCCATTATAGGCTTTGGATACGCCTGCCACTTTGATTTCAGCCATATTGCGTCACCTCATCATCTATATTTAGTTGAATCGTTTCTTAAACCCGGCCAGAAGGACGTAAAACGTCCAAATGGCTGCTAGTCCTGTAAGCATCATGGCAATGAAACTCCCGGAAAGGCTCTGATTAGACTCCACTGAGAATGATGCATGTTGTGCAAGACTGGACATCCCTACCGGAACATAGCGTACCCATGAGAAAGGCAGCAAATAGAGGCCAAACATCATTAACACACTGACATAACCAGCTACAGCCTGACGGGTGAACAGAAACACAACGAACAAGATCAGAAACTGGACTAACAGGTCAAGCATCCTCATACCGGCGGAATAAAATAATATCTCAATAACACTTCGATCGACATTCGCAATGAATGTAATTCCTCCCGAAGGCAAATTCGCAAATGATGCGATCAGCAGACTTGCCCCTGCAAGCAGAAGGACATAACCAAACAGGAACATAACGCAGGTGTTAACGATAGAAACTGCCCAATGCCGCTTGGAGCGCAAACGAATCGTGAGCATCATGTTATGATCCCTTTTTTCATTTTCAAGAAACATCGCCAACAAATAGATCGGTAGTGTGTGGATTAGAATCATCATTGTAAAATCCATCGCTTGGAAGTAACCGTGTCCATGCCCCCAAAAAACATAAAGCAAGTAATCCTCAACGGTGCTGTTAGGCATTGAGCGTAGCTGAATCAGCTTCCATAGACAAAACAAGCAGACAATGAAGACAAGCACAATTAGATTTCTTGAAGCATATAACCGAGTTAAGTAATAAAATGTGATGCCTCTCGGCAATGATAATCGCAAATTCCAAACCGGGCGTTTATTCCAGTATTTACGGATAAAAAACACAATAACAGCGATCATGATCGCTAGCGAAATGAAGCTTATCTGCAAGGCATAGGGGTAATTCAGATTGTACATAAAAATAATATAATTATTGATGAAAAAGAACGGAATACGGGTCAGCCCCTGTATCTTAGATTTCATGCCAATGATCATTAGCGCGTACAGCGAAATCGTCATTAAAGCGACTTTTCTTTTTTCAAAAAAATGATGCAGGGTCAAAAATACGTTAGCAAGCACGCTTAATCCCAAAATCATGTAAATTACGGAAACGACAGTAGCTTGCCATGGGTAACGGAAATATTCGCTGAAGAGCTGCAAAACGATGAGTGAGGGATCGGCCGGATCAGGGATAGGAAATGCCGGACCCGCTGGAAGCCCGATTCCGATCACGAGGATCACGAGAAGCTGGATGAGAACAAAAATGGACATGTTAACCGTCATAGCTGCCGCCTTTATCGCGAAATACCGAGCATAGCTGCTTATGCGAATCAGCACATAGTCCATGTCATCTTCCAGCTGATGATAGACCATATAGAAAAACATAAGAGCCATAAAAAAAGTTAAATAATAGTGATTCGAAATCATCGATAACACGAAATTATCGTAGGAATAAGAAAAATCTTTTCGTTCTGACAAGCTGACCAATGCACATACTACCGCCAAAAAAAGCAGTTTTACGGATAGGAAGCGATTGATATCCCGAAAAAAAATAGCTTTCATACGATCCCCCTTAAGACGGATAGACCGTATATTTTTTAACTTTGCTAAAATAGAAAGCTATCAAAGCAATGAACAACAAGGCCAGAAGCGGGCCGACAAACAATGGATAATAGCCAAGCTTTCCTTCATCAAATTGTTCAGGATTGAAGCTGTAGTAAAGACGATAATATATGAGGCGGAAAGCGTTTAGTGTGAAATTCTCTAACATTGCATAAATAAACGGACCTGTCAAAATAACAAAAATATTTCTCAGATACAGCGACAATACAAAACCCATGGTGGCCATAATGGCGGACAAAAGTCCTTGCCAGATGCTTATCATTAAGCCGTATACTAGCGGGTAATTCACAAACATGGAGCCTTGGAAATGTTGAAGCTCTAGGCTAGGCATAGCCTTGCCTGTTTCAGGATTAATCAAGCTATAAAACGGAGTAATATCCGGTTTAATGTAAAGAGCCGTAATAATGCCAACCATCATAGAAACGAACATAATTAAAAAGGAGCTGGACGATACAACGATCCATTTGGACCATAAATAACGGCTTTTATTTACTCTCGGCAAGGTGTACATCAAAAACTGGTCCCTTCGCTCGAAATACATCAGCCAGCACACCGGAATCACAGAAATCAAAGGAAACAAAAAAATAATAAAGGGTATGCCAACCTCCCAAGCTTCCAAATCATGTTCAAGAGAATAGCTTTGATACAGCGTCCCGGTCAGAATCGAAACCGTTAAGGTTAAAATAAGAAGCGTCCCTAAAACAGACCATTTCAATTTATTCCATTCGAGCAGAAGCAAATTTCTCATAAGCAACCTCCTGTAAGTTTCAAAAGCAAGCCCATCAAGGGATTGAGCTTGCATGACTACTATAAGCCCGCCCATTTACAATCTTCAATAGATTATGAACAAACAAGGGTTTTACAGGAATGAACGTTTTTTCGTTCCTGTAAAACCCTTGTTTATACTGACTTTTTTATGGAATCAACACACCAATAGAAATATAGGATACACCAGATCGCTCGGTGTTTCGGGTCAAAATCCTCCCTTTTTGCCAGGCTACTATTTGCTGAACATTATACAATCCATACCCTCTTGATCCATTCACGATGTTCTTGGTCGTGTGCCCCATTGCAAACATCTGCATAAACTCGGTATTTGATCGATGAGCAAAAGGATTCAACACACTGATCTCGGTCATAGAATCGCTCTCTGCTCGCTGTACAAAAAGGATAATCTCATCACCAGGAAAAGAAGCTTCAATCGCGTTATCCACCAGAACCCCTATTATTTCCAGAATTTGATGCTCATCTGTTGCCATAGGGCTGAAAAGAGCGTGGATACGAGTGGTCAAGGTCATTTTTTTCAATTCGGCCATCTTCATTTTTGTATACAGAAAACCGCCGATTACTTTGCTATCAATCTGCAAAATTTCGCGCACATCAATCTGCATCATAATGTCCTTTGTGTACGCCGTAATTTGTGAGCGCGCCTCTGGGAGGGTGAGCGAGGTTTCCACGATACTATGAATCGCCAGCAGCTTATTATGGAATTCATGCTGTCTCGCCCGCACCTCAGATACAAGGTCGTCGATTACGGGAAGATATTGCTCAATGGCGGAGAATCTTGTTTCTTGACGAGACCTTTTATTTTGTTCATAAATAATCCAAATGTTCATGCTTATTACAAGTGAGAATACGATAAGAATAAACCATAAATTCTCTAACACAAAAGTGGTCTCGAAGTTTGAATAAACTATAATTGCAAGCACGGCAAGGGAAGACTGAATCAACATGATTTTCGTAAATACGCCGCTAAAATTAGCAAGAAAACCAGTACCTCGCTTGATAATGAGTACATAATACAATATTGTGGCTAACAGTATGGTAAGAATTCGCTGGAAATAAGGAAATGAACTTGCATGGATATCAAAAAAAAGCCCTGTTGCAGCTATGCTGAAGGTACGCAGTAGAATCCAGATCTGCAAACTCAGCAACGTGACGACAACCACTTTCATATTGGATAATGGCCGGATAAACGTACTGTTCAGAATAGCAACGCCAAACAATAAATAATTCAAATATATCGGGTTGTTTACCGGCAATAAATCAAAGTTGTTTACTTCAAGGCCTGCAAAAATATCTGAATTGCTTGAAAGACGAATTCGAAGAAATAAACATAGCCCATGGAACCACAGGAACCATAAAATGACGCTTCTTTTTATCCCAATAGAGTGCCCTGCCAATGCATAACAGAGAAAAAGCATGATGAACGTATCGAGTAAAACTTGAACATAAATCATTGTCCACCTCTATTTAACAGGAGGTCTTTATATTTATGTCCAATGGGGATGGGCTGGGATATGCCCGCTAATTCTACCAAACCTTCCGTTTTATCGATTTTAGTCATGTAGGATGTATTAATGATGTAGCTCTTATGGCATTGGACAAATGAATGATCATCCAACAGCTCAACCATTTTTTTTAGAGATAATCCTGAAATTCTATCCGATTTCACTTGATCTTCACTCGTTTTCAAATGAAGCTCCAGGTTTTTCCCAAAAGACTCCACATATACGATTCGCTCAAGCTCGTATTCAAAAATATAACTTTTCTGCTCAATTCGTAGCGTTTTTTTCCTTTGATCAAGATCAAGATGTTGGCTGTAACGAATCGTGTCACGCAGCAAATCTATAACCTCTTCCTTGGTGAAGGGTTTGATGAGAAAGCTATAACATTTTATTTCCCGGAAAGCCGTGAGCTCCTCATTGGCCAACGCTGTAGCAAAAATGATCGGGGTATAGCTGTATTGATCCATGGCTCGTAATTGATGCGCCAGTTGGGTCCCTTTATAATCCGCTAACTGAATATCCAAAATGAACAGATCTATCACTTCCTGCCGAGCGATATTTAAAGCTTCACCTGACTGGACGGCAGTTATCGTCCGGATAGAGCTGTCTATCTCGTGCACACAGGAGAGCATCAATTTTGTAATGTGGGGATCATCCTCCACGATCAGAATGTTCAAGGGGCAATCCTTCCTTCCTCTAGGTGTTTCTCTATACGCAACTCCCCCCATTATTTATAATTTATGGAATAGAAGCAAGTTGGTCGAGCCTAGCATTCCGTGCGCACTAACCGTAACTCACCTCTCCACTAACTGGATTTCGAGCGCAGGAAGACACTCGGAGACCCTAACGGATCTCAGAAGCGCTATTTGACCGGAAATGATGATATTGAGATTCTAGCAGATCTGAGAAGCGTTATTCCTCGATAATATCGACTTTTTGGAGCCCCAGGGGTCAAATAAGCTCTCTCAGTTCCGTTAGCTCAGAAAACGAGCCCATCTGTTATGAATAACGTTTCTGAGTTCCGTTAGCAATAGGCGGGCATATAGAAAAAAAGAAAAGGATTGAGTCTCAGATATCCATCTGAAAACTCTATCCTTTACTACGGCCTTATTACGCAGCCGCTTAGTTAATTAAGCTTGCTCAGCCGCCGCCGTTTCCGGCAAATGGGAAGCTGCTACCCGGTAGATCGTTACGTTGTTACCGATGACCGGTCCGCTACCTTCTCCGCCGGCTGGACGTCCATGCGCGGAGCCATGTCCGTGACCGCCTGCCGCAGGGGTCGAAGCACCCGCGCTGCCATTTGAAGCTGCTTGTTCTCCGTGCGCAGCAGGTTTGTTCTCAGAACGGGACTGCTCCGACGGTGCTTCAGTTGATTCCGGACGGCGAGCATGCGCACCGCGGAAGGAATCGCTGGATGCCCAAGCTTCAAAGTCAGCCTTGGAGCGCCAAGTCGTACAAACGCGGATCTCCTCTTCCGTGTCCGACAGCTTGCCATGAAGCACATCCATGCGGATGAAGCCTTCGAAGGTATGTACACTTTTCGGCTTTGCGAAACGCTCAAGCACCGCTTCTGCATATCCCGCTTTAACGAGAATGCGATTCTCGATAAGCATCGGATCTTCCGATTCTGCAGGCTTCCCTTCATTCAAAAGCCCCTTAATATAAGCTGCGACATGAGCCGCTTCAGGACCGCCCATCAGCGCATGCTGATGCAGCGTAATACCATGCGGACCTTTCGCGTGCAGCTGAGACGGATGGCGCTGAAGCACCGAGCGTACCAGCTCTAGCTCGCCGAGCATCGCTGCTCCGAAGGGATCAAGCCGCGCGCCTTGCTCCAGCAGCCAGTTCAAAATATCCTTGCGTCCGGTATGAGCCGCAGCTCCCGCTGCCGTTTCCCAGTCGCCACCGCCCCAGTTCATAGCTGCATGAAGCAGCCCAGGCTCTTCCTTCAATAATTCCTGTACCCGATCGAGGTCGCTATGCGCCGCTCCTACAAATGCCCGGACAAGCTCCGGATTCAATGCTTTTTCTGACATCTAATCTTCCTCCAATTAACTCATTATTTCCTGCAGATTGGGCTGTTTCTTATGCAACTGTTCCAGTGAGACTGAGCGCTCCGCCTGAAAGCTCGGGATGCCGTCCACGATACGGATTGTCCCCTCCACACCGAACACTTCCCGGAAAAAAGAAGCTGTAAACAGCTCAAGCGGCCGGCCCTGCGCGGCAACCTTTCCATCCTTGACGGCAATGAGCCGGTCGCAATAACGCGCGGCTTGGTTCAAATCATGGAGCACCGTTACAACGGTAATGCCTTCATCACGATTGAGCCTGCGCACCAGTTCCATCAACTCCAGTTGATGAGCAATGTCCAGGTAAGTGGCTGGCTCATCCAGCAGCAGCACAGACGGTGTCTGGGCAATAGCCATGGCGAGCCATGCCCGCTGTCTTTCCCCGCCCGATAGCGCGGGCAGCTGGCGATGCTGGAGCTGTTCAAGCGAAGCAGCGGCAATCGCCCAGTCAACGATACGTTCATGAGCTTCTGCGGTGCCGTCCTGGTACCATTTCAAATGGGGATGGCGTCCCTTACGGATGAGCTCACGCACGGTCACCTCCAGCATGGACTCTTGAGTCTGCGCCAGCATCGCGATGCGCCTTGCCGCTTCTTTAGGTGGGATCGTCGCAAGATCGGCTCCATCAAGCAGCGCCTTGCCGCCTTCCGGCTTGACCAGCCGGGCCAGCATGCGAAGCACCGTTGATTTGCCAGATCCATTCGGTCCGATAATGCCTACCCACTCTCCGGGATTCACGCTCAGATCAATGCCGTGCACAACGGGGCGATCTCCGTAACTCAATTTCAGCGCTTCTCCTGAAATCCGGCTCATTGCTTGGCCCCCTTCCGAAGCAGATAGAGGAAGAATGGCGCCCCGAACAGCGCGAGCAGAATGCCAACCGGGAACTCAATTGGATCAAAAAGCGTACGAGCAGCTGTGTCAGCAAAAGTGACCAGTGCAGCCCCACCGAGTGCCGATACCGGCATCAAAATGCGGTAATCAGCCCCGACCAGCAGTCGTGCAATATGCGGCACGACGAGACCGACAAACCCAACCATACCAGCTTGGCTAATCGCCGAGCCTGCTAAAAAAGCAGCGACCGCGACGATGATCAGACGGTACATCTCAACGCGCACCCCGAGCAGCTTAGCAGCATCATCACCGAGGGCGAGCAGGTTAGCCGGCTTGATAAGCAGCAACGCGGCAAGCAGTCCTGCCAGCGTATAGGGCAGCAGCGTGTCCGCATGCGGCCAGCTCCTACCGTTCAAGCTGCCGCTCATCCAAGGCAGTACAGACTGAACCTTTTCACTATTCAAAATCATCAATGCAGACATCGCAGCTCCGAGCAGCGAGTTAACCGCTACCCCGGCCAAAATCAACCGGATCGGTGAAGCTCCGCCTTTCCAGGCGAGCAGATAGATGACCGCGCTTGCTGCCAATGCACCGATGAATGCGGCTGCAGGAAGCAGTGCAATCTGCACGGGGAACAAAATCATGATCGTCACAGCGGCAACGCCCCCACCAGCCGAAACGCCAATAATGCCGGGATCGGACAGCGGATTACGGAACACGCCCTGTAGCAATGCTCCGGATAATCCGAGGCAACAACCGACCATAAGCCCGGTCAACACACGCGGCAATCGCAGATTCCAGACAATCTGCCACGCTTCCGTGTCGGTCCGGTGCAGCAAAGCGTTCCAAACCTCGCTTACTGGAATCCGAATGGATCCCAGCGCGAGGCCGAACAATACGCTTGCCAGCAGCAGTCCCGCTGTCGTTAAGAGCACGATCAGATTACGTGCCGCTGCTGGCCGCCGCGACCGCTTCAGCTCGGCCGGCGACAGAACAGCCGCCATATTATTTCACCTGCAGAAGAAGCTTGTTGATTGTTTTGATCGCTTCAGGAGCGCGAATGCCTGGGTTAGCTGCAAACAGTTCCGACGGAAGCACTTCGAAGCTGTCATCCTTAACTGCGTTCAGGTTTTTCCAAACTGGATTGTTCTCAAATTCCTTCTTAAACGATGCCTTCACTTCAGCTGCGTTACCGTGAGTAATGAGCAGGATCAGGTCAGGGTTAGATGCAACGATCCGCTCCATGCTGAGCTCCGAGTATTGCGGCATTTTGTCCATTTTCGGGAATTTTGCCGCTACGTTTTGGCCGCCGGCAAGCTCCAGGAAGTTGCCAGGATAGCTGGTTGGGAGTGCTACGACAAAGCTGCCCGGAGCTCCGTATACGATGAGCGTTTTTGGCTTCGTAGCAGGCTTTTTCAAGCTGCTTACAGTGCGGTCCATATTAGCGATCAGTTGCTCTGCTTTGCTTTCGTTACCCAGCAGTTTGCCGTACAGACGGGCGGAAGACTTGATATCGTTGTAAGTATTATGCGAGTTGAACAGCACTTGAGCGCCGAGCTTTTCCATTGTCGCCTTTTGGCTCATCAGCGATGGTCCAGCAATAATCAGATCCGGTTTAACCGATGCCAGCTTCTCGAACAGAATGCCGTGTGTGCTGCCAACTTCAACGGCGGATGCCGCTGCAGGCGGGTTAACCTTGCCCATTGCCGTTGGACGGCCGACTACCGTGCCACCAAGAGCATAGATCATTTCTGTGTCCGAAGAGGATAGGGTAACGATACGTTGTGGACGTTTATTCAGTGTAAAAGAGCCTGTGCTCGTTTTCAGCGTCAGCTTGCTGTTAATTGCAACTGTGCGGCTAGCGCCAGACCAGTTAACCCATTTGCCGAAAGCTTCCGTCAACAATCGGAGCGGTACGAAGGTTTTGCCGTTCTGGATAACTGGAGCTGCGTCCAGTGTAGTTGCTTTGTTGTTTATGTAAGCCGTTTTGGAACCAGCCGTTAGTTTAACTTTGACACTACCACTCGTCGCTGTAACCGATTTGGTCGCGCTGCTCCAGGAAGCAGTGCCTCCCAGCGATTTAACGATGGAGCTATATGGAACGAGTGTGCGACCGCTGAGCATGATCGGCGATGCATCGAGAGAAAGTGATTTTCCGTCGAGCGTTACTTTAATCGATGAGGATGCTGCATTGACCTTTGAAGGAGCTAGCGTCCCTGCACCAGAAGTGACGAGCAAAGCTGCGGCTGCAGCCGAAAGAATCCATTTTTTACTGCGGAACATGAAAATTACCCCCTGCGTCTATTAATAATGAGAATCAATATCATTTGCATCACCAATAATAGTGATAACGATTATCATTGTCAACAAGATTTTATTTTCTTTCATCCTTCCGCATATTTACTGTCTTTTTCAAACACTCACGACAGCATTGAGGATTCAGTCTCGTCTATAATAGCCATAAGGGTCATGGCAAGATTCCGTCTTAATACAATGGGGAAGGTGAAGAGCATGAGAAATGATCAACGAACACGAATCATTGGCCACAGGGGGGCTGCGGGAGAAGCGCCTGAGAACACGTTGGCTAGCTTCCGCCTCGCAGCAGATCAAGGAGCGGATATGGTCGAGCTAGACGTTCATCTGTCGGCTGATGGAAAGCTAATCGTATGTCATGATGAAACGCTGGATCGGACATCTGACCAAACAGGCGCAATTCGCGACCTAACAGAAGACGCCATCCGCAATGCCGACGCAGGCAACTGGTTCTCTTCTGACTTTTCTGGTGAGCGAATTCCTTTATTGGAAGAAGTGTACGAAGCATTGCCGGATTCCATGGAAATAAATGTAGAGGTCAAGGATGCCGCCGGAAGCGCGCTTGACCATGTTCTGTTAAGCTTCTTACGCGAGGGCGACCGCTTGGAGCGTACCATCGTGTCTTCCTTTGACCACAAGCTGCTCGTGCGGTTGAAGCAGGCTGAGCCGAAGCTGCGCATCGGTCTGCTCTATGCGGCTGATCTTGTTGATCATGCGGGCTACGCCGCTAGCTTGAACGTTGAGGTCTATTCGCTACATCCTTTTCATGAGCTTATCGGAGCTAAGGATACGTCGGACGCGGTCACAAGCGGGCTCGAAGTCTATCCTTACACCGCCAATCGTCCTGAGCAATGGCAGCGGCTGCTGGAGCTTGGGGTTAGCGGCATTATAACCGATTATCCGGGGAAATTGAGGAATTATCTTATCCATAAGGAAAGGAACGGCCACTAGAAGACCGGTATAATTTGCCCGTTGCGCTGCGCCAACGGCGGAACATAGGAATGCTGTTGAGCTCGGGGGCTTCACCGGTTGCAGCCTTTGGCCGGGCTACATTATTCATATTGAATGAAGTGATTTAATAACTTCCGTCCAAGGATGTCCTTGTGGAAATTGTGTTTGTAAAGAAAAGCTGAGCCAATACCTTTCCTCTCCTATCAGATGCGGCAGGATACGTTCAAAGTCCAACTGATCCTTTTCTCTAATTTTGGTGCTTCCGCCTTTATAGAGGAGCTGTAGCTCAGGTTTTAAATAAGGAGTGCCTTCGGTTGTGAAGGCTCGAATATCGCTCCAATTGCGGCGAATGGAACGCTCTCGCCCATAAACCCATTCGTCCTGTTCCCGGTCTATAATCATGAGTTGGAATGCCCATGGCGAACTCTCATCTTTACAAACCCAAATATCTTTTGTCGTTGCTAGATACTCTCCCGGTTCTCTGTGACTCAGCTTGCCACTTTCCGCCTTATAGATGAGCCAGTCCTGAGACAGACGTTCCAGTACGACTTCCTGCTCATCCCGAAAAAAGACGATATCCGTATCGCTATGTTTCCTCGTCTGATGACCGATGTAAAGGTCCAGCGCCCAGCCTCCTGCGATGGCCCACCACACGGGAATCGATTCAAATAAATCACGCACCTCCGCTACCGTTATAGGTGCCCAGTTCGAATAATCTGTACGCATGAAAACCTCCTTTGCCATTCTCAACCGTCCGTCTTCTCGTCCTATTTAAAGGCGTCGAAAAAGTTTCACAGCACCAAAGGTCGGCCCTGTTTTCATCAAACTCCTATAGTCCATCCTAATCTTT
This window contains:
- a CDS encoding ABC-2 type transport system ATP-binding protein: MAEIKVAGVSKAYNGITVLSHIQLEVAKGSTIGIVGANGSGKSILFKIICGFTAPDQGHVFVRNKHLGKDVDFPEDIGIFINSPGYIGIYSGFKNLKFLADIKRKIGRTEIVKAMQLVGLNPDLKTKVADYSLGMKQKLGIAQAIMEGQDILVLDEPFNALDYQTYNDMKEIILRLKQENKTILLTSHNYEDLETLCDRLYLIQDGHLEQLTEELKGKYFKRS
- a CDS encoding glycerophosphoryl diester phosphodiesterase (manually curated), which codes for MRNDQRTRIIGHRGAAGEAPENTLASFRLAADQGADMVELDVHLSADGKLIVCHDETLDRTSDQTGAIRDLTEDAIRNADAGNWFSSDFSGERIPLLEEVYEALPDSMEINVEVKDAAGSALDHVLLSFLREGDRLERTIVSSFDHKLLVRLKQAEPKLRIGLLYAADLVDHAGYAASLNVEVYSLHPFHELIGAKDTSDAVTSGLEVYPYTANRPEQWQRLLELGVSGIITDYPGKLRNYLIHKERNGH
- a CDS encoding iron complex transport system permease protein, with amino-acid sequence MAAVLSPAELKRSRRPAAARNLIVLLTTAGLLLASVLFGLALGSIRIPVSEVWNALLHRTDTEAWQIVWNLRLPRVLTGLMVGCCLGLSGALLQGVFRNPLSDPGIIGVSAGGGVAAVTIMILFPVQIALLPAAAFIGALAASAVIYLLAWKGGASPIRLILAGVAVNSLLGAAMSALMILNSEKVQSVLPWMSGSLNGRSWPHADTLLPYTLAGLLAALLLIKPANLLALGDDAAKLLGVRVEMYRLIIVAVAAFLAGSAISQAGMVGFVGLVVPHIARLLVGADYRILMPVSALGGAALVTFADTAARTLFDPIEFPVGILLALFGAPFFLYLLRKGAKQ
- a CDS encoding iron complex transport system ATP-binding protein, giving the protein MSRISGEALKLSYGDRPVVHGIDLSVNPGEWVGIIGPNGSGKSTVLRMLARLVKPEGGKALLDGADLATIPPKEAARRIAMLAQTQESMLEVTVRELIRKGRHPHLKWYQDGTAEAHERIVDWAIAAASLEQLQHRQLPALSGGERQRAWLAMAIAQTPSVLLLDEPATYLDIAHQLELMELVRRLNRDEGITVVTVLHDLNQAARYCDRLIAVKDGKVAAQGRPLELFTASFFREVFGVEGTIRIVDGIPSFQAERSVSLEQLHKKQPNLQEIMS
- a CDS encoding ABC-type Fe3+-hydroxamate transport system, substrate-binding protein, which translates into the protein MFRSKKWILSAAAAALLVTSGAGTLAPSKVNAASSSIKVTLDGKSLSLDASPIMLSGRTLVPYSSIVKSLGGTASWSSATKSVTATSGSVKVKLTAGSKTAYINNKATTLDAAPVIQNGKTFVPLRLLTEAFGKWVNWSGASRTVAINSKLTLKTSTGSFTLNKRPQRIVTLSSSDTEMIYALGGTVVGRPTAMGKVNPPAAASAVEVGSTHGILFEKLASVKPDLIIAGPSLMSQKATMEKLGAQVLFNSHNTYNDIKSSARLYGKLLGNESKAEQLIANMDRTVSSLKKPATKPKTLIVYGAPGSFVVALPTSYPGNFLELAGGQNVAAKFPKMDKMPQYSELSMERIVASNPDLILLITHGNAAEVKASFKKEFENNPVWKNLNAVKDDSFEVLPSELFAANPGIRAPEAIKTINKLLLQVK
- a CDS encoding two component transcriptional regulator, LytTR family, with protein sequence MNILIVEDDPHITKLMLSCVHEIDSSIRTITAVQSGEALNIARQEVIDLFILDIQLADYKGTQLAHQLRAMDQYSYTPIIFATALANEELTAFREIKCYSFLIKPFTKEEVIDLLRDTIRYSQHLDLDQRKKTLRIEQKSYIFEYELERIVYVESFGKNLELHLKTSEDQVKSDRISGLSLKKMVELLDDHSFVQCHKSYIINTSYMTKIDKTEGLVELAGISQPIPIGHKYKDLLLNRGGQ
- a CDS encoding Aminoglycoside-2''-adenylyltransferase — its product is MRTDYSNWAPITVAEVRDLFESIPVWWAIAGGWALDLYIGHQTRKHSDTDIVFFRDEQEVVLERLSQDWLIYKAESGKLSHREPGEYLATTKDIWVCKDESSPWAFQLMIIDREQDEWVYGRERSIRRNWSDIRAFTTEGTPYLKPELQLLYKGGSTKIREKDQLDFERILPHLIGEERYWLSFSLQTQFPQGHPWTEVIKSLHSI
- a CDS encoding Heme-degrading monooxygenase HmoA — encoded protein: MSEKALNPELVRAFVGAAHSDLDRVQELLKEEPGLLHAAMNWGGGDWETAAGAAAHTGRKDILNWLLEQGARLDPFGAAMLGELELVRSVLQRHPSQLHAKGPHGITLHQHALMGGPEAAHVAAYIKGLLNEGKPAESEDPMLIENRILVKAGYAEAVLERFAKPKSVHTFEGFIRMDVLHGKLSDTEEEIRVCTTWRSKADFEAWASSDSFRGAHARRPESTEAPSEQSRSENKPAAHGEQAASNGSAGASTPAAGGHGHGSAHGRPAGGEGSGPVIGNNVTIYRVAASHLPETAAAEQA
- a CDS encoding GHKL domain-containing protein, whose amino-acid sequence is MIYVQVLLDTFIMLFLCYALAGHSIGIKRSVILWFLWFHGLCLFLRIRLSSNSDIFAGLEVNNFDLLPVNNPIYLNYLLFGVAILNSTFIRPLSNMKVVVVTLLSLQIWILLRTFSIAATGLFFDIHASSFPYFQRILTILLATILYYVLIIKRGTGFLANFSGVFTKIMLIQSSLAVLAIIVYSNFETTFVLENLWFILIVFSLVISMNIWIIYEQNKRSRQETRFSAIEQYLPVIDDLVSEVRARQHEFHNKLLAIHSIVETSLTLPEARSQITAYTKDIMMQIDVREILQIDSKVIGGFLYTKMKMAELKKMTLTTRIHALFSPMATDEHQILEIIGVLVDNAIEASFPGDEIILFVQRAESDSMTEISVLNPFAHRSNTEFMQMFAMGHTTKNIVNGSRGYGLYNVQQIVAWQKGRILTRNTERSGVSYISIGVLIP